In Drosophila nasuta strain 15112-1781.00 chromosome 2R, ASM2355853v1, whole genome shotgun sequence, a single genomic region encodes these proteins:
- the LOC132787003 gene encoding trypsin eta: MHLHRVCTALLWVFLNCQVNAQIDAGRTLMIEETVHRPTYYNKAHKSSAHVDYNPQLLALRDAKPKREPRVALPSFDPKTDLSYYVNVLDRGSVICAGALISRRMVVTSSRCFLPQPTEPTREFKAEDMRVVTGKDFADGAHKTSQVIAFYMPVEKEAGKGVHNIALLALEQKLQRGAYRYIPLYSRLPPKGTPVTMSFVDHQSHDITLYESKVLSNESCKQTYEDYGKIHLPFNEEFFCVANRKKAGCSTRPGDPLIIENKLAGINLYGELCDELKEGRKADVYYSLRHSVPFIQRSTDLLRAFTKSGPYNSSATTPRTTLYP; this comes from the coding sequence ATGCATTTGCATCGAGTCTGTACAGCGCTTCTTTGGGTGTTCCTTAACTGCCAAGTGAATGCTCAGATTGATGCTGGAAGGACGCTGATGATTGAGGAGACTGTCCATCGACCAACGTACTACAATAAGGCCCACAAGAGTTCTGCACACGTGGACTATAATCCCCAGCTATTGGCATTACGCGATGCCAAGCCGAAAAGAGAACCTCGCGTTGCATTGCCATCCTTTGATCCCAAAACGGACTTAAGCTATTATGTAAATGTTCTGGATCGTGGCTCTGTGATATGTGCTGGAGCTTTGATTAGTCGTCGCATGGTTGTCACCTCTTCGCGTTGCTTTCTGCCACAGCCGACCGAGCCCACCAGAGAATTCAAGGCCGAGGACATGAGAGTGGTGACGGGCAAAGATTTCGCAGATGGCGCACATAAAACATCGCAAGTCATTGCATTCTACATGCCAGTGGAAAAGGAAGCAGGCAAAGGTGTGCACAATATTGCACTTCTTGCGTTGGAACAGAAGCTGCAACGTGGCGCTTATCGATATATACCACTTTACAGTCGACTGCCGCCAAAAGGAACGCCAGTGACAATGTCCTTTGTGGATCATCAGTCGCATGACATCACTCTGTACGAAAGCAAAGTGTTGTCCAACGAAAGCTGCAAGCAAACCTACGAAGATTATGGCAAAATTCATCTGCCCTTTAACGAAGAGTTCTTCTGTGTGGCCAACAGGAAAAAGGCTGGTTGCAGCACTCGGCCAGGCGATCCGTTGATCATTGAGAACAAGTTGGCTGGCATCAATTTGTATGGCGAACTTTGCGATGAGCTGAAAGAGGGACGCAAGGCAGATGTCTATTATTCGCTGCGGCATTCAGTGCCATTCATACAGCGTTCAACAGATTTGTTGAGAGCTTTTACGAAATCTGGTCCCTACAATAGTTCAGCAACAACGCCTAGAACCACGCTTTATCCTTAA
- the LOC132786759 gene encoding allatostatin-A receptor — MNENITLELNLSSSHNWLLHEVTTMSSINNGSNSTDGDQELSYAEIEEIRSVIRWVVPIFFGIIAITGFLGNLLVILVVVLNKNMHSTTNLLIVNLAAADLMFVIFCVPFTGIDYVIMSWPFGTLWCRTVQYLIVVTAYASIYTLVLMSVDRFLAVVHPIRSRMLRTEHITKIAIFTLWAVVLTISMPVTFAHDIVISHDNNTNITMAFCRFTDNDWLHVSTYQVTFFTTSYLLPLMIISGLYVRMIMRLWRQGSGVRMSKESQRGRKRVTRLVVVVVIAFASLWLPVQLYMLLRALEVYTSTTMFSVILQVIAHTMAYTSSCINPLLYAFLSDNFRKAFYKAINCSNRYQNYTSDLPPPRKTSCARTSTTGL, encoded by the exons ATGAATGAGAACATTACGTTGGAACTAAACTtaagcagcagccacaattGGTTGCTGCACGAGGTGACCACAAtgagcagcatcaacaacggcagcaacagcacagaCGGTGACCAAGAATTAAGTTATGCTGAAATCGAAGAAATACGAAGTGTTATACGCTGGGTGGTGCCCATTTTCTTTGGCATCATTGCCATCACTGGATTCCTGGGCAACCTGTTGGTCATCCTCGTTGTGGTGCTCAACAAGAACATGCATTCGACAACCAATTTGCTGATTGTGAATTTGGCTGCCGCCGATCTGATGTTTGTCATCTTTTGTGTCCCCTTCACGGGCATCGATTATGTGATCATGAGTTGGCCTTTTGGCACTCTGTGGTGTCGCACAGTTCAGTATTTGATTGTGGTCACCGCGTATGCTTCAATCTACACGCTTGTGCTGATGTCGGTGGATCGCTTTCTGGCCGTGGTGCATCCGATACGATCGCGAATGCTGCGAACGGAGCATATCACAAAGATTGCCATCTTCACGCTGTGGGCCGTTGTTTTGACCATCTCGATGCCGGTCACCTTTGCGCATGACATTGTG ATCTCCCACGATAACAACACAAACATCACCATGGCCTTCTGTCGCTTCACCGATAACGATTGGCTTCATGTGTCCACCTATCAGGTGACATTCTTCACCACTTCATATTTGCTACCACTGATGATCATCAGCGGTTTGTATGTGCGCATGATTATGCGACTTTGGCGCCAAGGCAGCGGCGTTCGGATGTCCAAGGAATCGCAACGAGGACGCAAGCGAGTTACTCGCttagttgttgtggttgtcaTTGCATTTGCTTCGCTCTGGCTGCCAGTGCAg CTCTATATGCTGCTGCGTGCACTTGAGGTCTACACGTCGACAACGATGTTTAGCGTCATTCTGCAGGTGATTGCGCACACAATGGCCTACACTAGTTCCTGCATCAATCCTCTGCTCTATGCTTTTCTCTCGGACAACTTCCGCAAGGCTTTCTATAAG GCCATTAACTGCTCGAATCGCTACCAGAATTACACATCTGATTTGCCGCCGCCACGGAAAACATCCTGTGCCCGCACCTCAACAACGGGACTCTAG
- the LOC132786721 gene encoding putative polypeptide N-acetylgalactosaminyltransferase 13: protein MSGGRRQRLLLNLCVVFILACLLLQLTVLRATVDDTELDLTSDLQHDYLDVEWREFIAHTPEQPDTFFQYNRQLSDKLAAVRSLPMTRHDSCNTRNYQLPHASAAQLSVVISFHNEARSILLRTICTLISRTSHDYLHELIIIDDCSDDDELLVSLDGILRRIFHAHPAFIFRRNRQRRGLIWSRNEGARVASGHYLLFLDSHCEVNAGWLEPLLDRLALNSSRAVSPLLDPIDPETLSYLAGNVLLKGGFDWSLHFHWLPRQFADGERAEEAYKSPAFAGGIMMISREWFFKLQGFNPHLQIWGGESIEFAIKLWLCGGQIEIVPCSRIGHIFRSRHAFEFPAQFEELEEQQQQQQRQQQLDTAQATYLRNSKIIAESWLDEYKYLFYTLKPAAKQIPLNLSQHELASIKTGQRCQRFDWFLRHLQPDLKVHNAKFSALGTLRNEDRCLHVEESQLLLVNCYRMEITQWRLHRNTGQLSTGHKRCLGVLNESQLSMQPCLVGALINHTQRWQRRDTQLLHSGTHLCLDNPLKNQLALSSCRALAASQSFQFALEMEAQTN from the exons ATGTCTGGCGGTCGGCGGCAACGTTTGCTGCTCAACCTTTGCGTGGTCTTCATCTTGGcctgtttgctgctgcagttaaCTGTGCTGCGAGCCACAGTCGATGATACGGAATTGGATTTGACAAGTGATTTGCAGCATGATTACCTCGACGTGGAGTGGCGCGAGTTTATTGCTCATACGCCCGAGCAGCCGGatacattttttcaatacAATCGCCAGCTAAGTGACAAGTTGGCTGCAGTGCGTTCATTGCCGATGACACGACATGACAG CTGCAACACACGCAACTATCAGCTGCCACATGCCTCGGCCGCCCAGCTGAGTGTTGTGATTAGTTTTCACAATGAGGCGCGTTCCATTTTGTTGCGCACGATCTGCACACTGATCAGTCGCACTTCCCACGATTATCTGCACGAACTCATTATCATCGATGACTGCAGCGACGATG ACGAGCTGCTGGTTAGCCTTGATGGAATTTTAAGGCGCATATTCCACGCTCATCCTGCGTTCATCTTCAGACGCAATCGACAGCGCAGAGGATTGATTTGGTCACGCAACGAGGGCGCCAGAGTGGCCAGCGGGCATTACTTGCTCTTTCTCGACAGCCACTGCGAGGTCAACGCCGGTTGGCTGGAACCCCTGCTGGACCGGCTGGCGTTGAACTCCAGTCGTGCGGTCAGTCCGCTGTTGGATCCCATTGACCCCGAGACCTTGAGCTACCTAGCTGGTAATGTGCTGCTAAAGGGCGGCTTCGATTGGAGTCTGCATTTCCATTGGTTGCCACGACAATTTGCGGACGGTGAGCGGGCGGAGGAGGCATATAAAAGTCCTGCGTTTGCTGGTGGCATTATGATGATCTCACGCGAATGGTTCTTCAAGTTGCAGGGTTTCAATCCACACTTGCAG ATTTGGGGCGGCGAGTCCATTGAGTTTGCCATTAAATTGTGGCTTTGCGGTGGACAAATTGAGATCGTGCCATGCAGCCGAATTGGACATATTTTTCGCTCCCGCCATGCCTTTGAGTTTCCGGCACAGTTCGAAGAGCTcgaagagcagcaacagcaacagcaacggcaacagcaactggaCACTGCCCAGGCGACATATTTGCG GAACTCAAAAATCATAGCCGAGTCCTGGCTGGACGAGTACAAATATTTGTTCTACACCCTCAAACCGGCGGCCAAACAAATTCCATTGAATCTCTCGCAGCACGAATTGGCGTCAATAAAGACTGGACAGCGTTGTCAACGCTTTGACTGGTTCCTGCGGCATTTGCAGCCGGACCTAAA aGTTCACAATGCCAAATTTAGTGCCTTGGGCACATTGCGTAATGAGGATCGTTGCTTGCATGTCGAAGAGTCTCAGCTGCTGCTCGTCAACTGTTATCGTATGGAGATCACTCAGTGGCGTCTGCATCGCAACACTGGACAGCTGAGTACTGGCCATAAGCGTTGTTTGGGCGTCTTAAATGAATCGCAGCTCTCGATGCAGCCTTGTTTAGTTGGCGCGCTGATTAATCATACGCAACGTTGGCAGCGACGCGATACACAGTTGCTGCATTCTGGCACGCATCTGTGTCTGGATAATCCGCTCAAGAATCAGCTGGCGCTGAGCAGCTGTCGCGCCCTAGCGGCATCAcaatcatttcaatttgcattggAAATGGAGGCGCAGACAAACTAA